DNA from Nitrospira sp.:
AGACCTCCCGTGATGTCCTTGGTCTTAGTCGTTTCACGAGGAATCTTTGCCAAGACATCACCGGGATAGACCGTGGCCCCTTTTTCGACAAAGATATGAGCTCCGACCGGTAATAAGTACCTGGCCACAGCATTAGATCCGCCGGGCACCTTGGCCGTCTTGCCGCTTTCATCCTTAATCGATACACGAGGGCGAAGCGTCTGACCGGTATGTTCAATGATGACCTTGCGCGACAAGCCGGTCACTTCGTCGAACTCGTCTTTCATCGTGACGCCTTCGACAATATCACCGTATGCCACCCTCCCACCGATCTCCGTTAAAATCGTCAGCGAGTACGGATCCCACTCGACTAATTTCTGGCCGACGACCACCGGATCGCCGTCTTTAATCTTGATCTTGGCCCCATACACCACGGGGTACTTCTCACGTTCCCGTCCACTGTCATCGACAATCGCAACCTTCGTATTGCGATTCATCACGACCCATTCACCCTCTTTATTGCGCACCGCGATACCGGCATTGTGGATATCGGCATTCTTTTTGGCATCGAAACTCATGAACTTAATTCGTCCGGCATGCTTCGCCTCAAGCACCGTTTGCTCGACGACCTTACTGGCCGTGCCGCCGATGTGAAAGGTCCTCATCGTCAACTGTGTGCCTGGCTCGCCGATGGATTGTGCAGCAATGACGCCGACCGGTTCGCCTTTTTCCACCAGCCGCCCTCGTGCCAGATCGCGGCCGTAACAGGCACGACAGACACCACGCGGCGATTGACAGGTCAGCACGGAGCGAATCTTCACACGGTCGACTCCGGCTTCAACGATCGATTTCGTCAACTCCTCGTTGATCTCTTCGCTCCAAGAGACAATGATTTCCCCTGTGACAGGGTCACGAATATCCTCTGCCGCTAACCGACCGAGGACACGCTCCTCCAACGGTTGGATAATTTCACCGCCTTCGACTAAGGCGCTGACAATAATACCGTCGCGCGTTCCACAATCGAACTCGTTGATAATGACGTCCTGGGCGATATCGACCAATCGCCGAGTCAGATACCCTGAATTGGCGGTTTTCAGCGCCGTATCGGCAAGCCCCTTACGAGCACCGTGGGTGGAGATGAAGTACTGCAACACCGTCAACCCTTCACGGAAATTAGCGGTGATCGGGGTTTCAATGATCTCACCGGACGGTTTGGCCATCAGCCCGCGCATGCCGCCCAACTGTCGAATCTGTTGCGAACTGCCGCGGGCACCGGAATCGGCCATCATGAAAATCGGGTTGAACGATTCAGCCTTCGCCGGATCACCTCCGGCGCCGAGCTCCTTCATCATCTCGTTGGCCACCTGCTCGGTGACGTGCGCCCAAATGTCGATCACCTTGTTGTATCGTTCGCCGTTCGTGATCAAGCCCTCTGAATACTGTTTCTCGATCTCGTTCACCTCGCGTTGCGCTTTCCCGATGAAGTCTTCCTTCTTACTCGGGATATGCATATTGTCGATACAGATCGACAAGCCGGCTCTCGTCGCATAGGCAAAACCGATGTCTTTAATCTTATCCAGAAACTCGACGGTATCTCGATGACCAGTCTGCCGATACACGGCATCGATGAGTTTCGTCATCTCCTTTTTGGTCATGAGCTTGTTCGCATTCCCGAACGGCAAGCCCGGAGGAAGAATTTCGGACAGCAAGACACGCCCGACGGTCGTCTGCACCAGCGAACCCGCCAGGCGCACCTTGACCCGCGCATGCTCTTCCACTTCCCTCGCATCAAAGGCAATCCGGACCTCTTCCGGGGACCCAAACACCTTCCCCTCGCCCTTGGCGCCTATCCGCTCCTTCGTCAACCAATAACAGCCCAATACCATATCCTGCGACGGCACCGCGATCGGTTTCCCGTTGGCCGGCGAGAGAATGTTGTTGATGGACATCATGAGAACCCGCGCTTCAACCTGTGCTTCGACGGACAGCGGGACGTGGACCGCCATTTGATCCCCATCGAAGTCCGCGTTGAACGCCGCACAGACGAGCGGGTGCAATCTGATCGCCTTGCCCTCCACCAACACGGGGTCAAACGCTTGAATACCCAACCGATGGAGCGTCGGAGCTCGATTCAGCAATACCGGATGCTCTCGGATCACTTCATCGAGGACATCCCAGACCTCCGGCCGTTCCTTTTCGACCAGCCGCTTGGCGCTCTTAATGGTAGTGGCCGCCCCTCTGGCTTCCAGCTTGTGAAAGATGAACGGCTTGAACAATTCCAGCGCCATTTTCTTTGGCAACCCGCACTGATGGAGCCGTAACTCCGGACCGACGACGATTACGGTACGGCCGGAATAATCGACGCGCTTCCCGAGCAGGTTCTGCCGGAACCGTCCCTGCTTTCCCTTCAGCATGTCGCTCAAGGATTTCAGCGGACGTTTGTTCGGGCCACGAATCGCGCGCCCTCGGCGGCCGTTGTCGAAGAGGGCATCCACCGCTTCCTGCAACATCCGCATCTCGTTCCTGATGATGACGCCCGGCGCCTTCAGCTCCATCAATCGTTTCAACCGATTATTTCGATTGATGACACGACGGTAGAGGTCGTTCAGATCGGATGTGGCGAACCGTCCTCCATCGAGCGGAACCAGTGGACGCAACTCCGGCGGCAGCACCGGAATGACATCCATAATCATCCACTCCGGCTTATTCCCTGATTTGCGGAACGCCTCCAGCACTTTCAAGCGCTTGGCGTACTTCTTCTTCATGGCTGCCGAGGTTGACGCTTTTGCTTTGACCTGCAATTCGTCCCACAGCGCGTTGATATCGACCTTTCTCAGTAAGTCGCGGATGGCCTCTGCCCCGATTCCGACCTTGAACCCGCTCGAACCGAACTCAGAAACAAGGGTACGCAGCTTATCCTCCGGCACCAACTCTTTCTCCGCCAGATCGGTTGAGCCCGGATCCACACACACATAACTCTCAAAATAGAGAATTTTCTCGAGCTGCTTGAGGCTCATATCCAGCAAGGTGCCGATCCGACTTGGGACACCCTTCAGAAACCAAATATGGGCGACAGGGGCAGCCAGCTCGATATGCCCCATCCGTTCGCGTCGAACCTTTGATTGGATCACCTCGACCCCGCATTTGTCGCACACGATCCCACGGTGCTTCATGCGCTTGTATTTTCCGCAATTGCACTCCCAGTCCTTGGTAGGACCGAAGATCTTGGCACAAAACAGCCCGTCTTTCTCCGGCTTGAACGACCGATAGTTGATCGTTTCCGGTTTCTTGACCTCACCATAGGACCACGATCGGATTTTCTCGGGCGATGCAATGCGAATTCGCATCGAATCGAACGACACAGAATCCCGTTGTTTTTCAAACAATGTATATACGCCTTCCAAGGTAATGACCTCCTCTGATGCCGGCCTTCGACCGGCACACAAGCGGTTAGTCCTGCGTTTTGACCAACTCTACATCAAGCCCCAAGCTCTGCAGCTCCTTGACCAACACATTGAATGACTCCGGTAACCCGGGCTCGAGGAACGGCTCACCTTTGACAATCGCTTCATACATGCGCGATCGACCCGGCACGTCGTCTGACTTGACGGTCAGGAACTCTTGCAGAGTCGAGGCTGCCCCATAGGCCTGTAACGCCCAGACTTCCATTTCTCCCAACCGCTGTCCCCCGAATTGAGCCTTGCCGCCCAGAGGCTGTTGTGTCACGAGAGAATATGGGCCGATGGACCGTGCGTGGATCTTGTCGTCCACCAGATGGTGGAGCTTCAGGACGTACATGTACCCGACAGTGACCGGACTGCCGAACGGCTCACCTGTCTTGCCGTCAATGAGTTGCGACTGACCGCTCACCGGCAATTTGGCCTTTTTTAGCAGATCCTTAATTTCTTTCTCCGCAGCGCCATCGAATACAGGGCTGGCCACTTGAATCCCCAAGGCCTTCGCCGCCCATCCGAGATGAGTCTCCAGAATTTGCCCGACGTTCATACGGGACGGCACACCCAGAGGGTTCAGCACGATTTCCACCGGGGTCCCGTCCGGTAGATAGGGCATATCTTCTTCAGGCAGGACCCGAGACACGACACCTTTATTGCCGTGTCGACCAGCCATTTTGTCCCCGACCTGAATCTTGCGCTTCATCGCGATGTAGACCTTAACGAGCTTGATGACGCCGGGGGGCAGCTCATCGCCCCGCTTTAAGCGCCCCACCTTTTCGTCGTACAGCGTCTGCAGGATTTCGATCTGCTCCTTCGCCCGTCGCTCGACATCTTCCAGTTCTTTTTGCTCATCAGGATCACTCAGGATGATGTGTCGCACCGTATCGTCGGGCAATCGCCGGAGGACTTCCGCCGTCAGCTTACCCTTCTTCTTCAAGATGACGTCGCCGCCCTCAGGGTCCATCAGATCGCGACCGACCACCTTACCGAGCAATAACTTCCGAATCTTCTTCGTTTTTTCTTCGTCGATGATCCGCAGCTCTTCGTGGTGATCGCGCTGCAACTTCATTTGATCGTCGGTTTCGATGCTCCTCGACCGCTCATCCTTGTCGAGTCCTTTGCGAGAGAAGATTTTGACATCGACCACGATCCCTTCCACTCCCGGAGGCACGGTTAGCGATGTATCCTTCACATCGCCGGCCTTCTCACCGAAGATCGCGCGGAGCAGCTTTTCTTCCGGGGTCAGCTGAGTCTCGCCTTTGGGCGTCACCTTTCCTACCAGGATATCGCCCGGCTTCACTTCGGCACCGATGCGGATGATCCCGCTCTCGTCCAAATTTCTCAGCGCCTCTTCTCCGACATTGGGAATATCCCGCGTCACATCTTCCTTCCCCAGCTTGGTATCCCGGGCCTCTACCTCAAACTCTTCGATGTGAATCGAGGTGAAGGCGTCCTCTCGGACCAATTTTTCGCTGAGCAATATGGCGTCCTCGAAGTTGTAGCCGCCCCATGGCATGAACGCCACAAGGACGTTTTTGCCCAGCGCGAGCTCTCCATGATCAATCGCCGGCCCATCCCCAAGCACCTGTCCTTTCTTGACCGGCTGGCCGAGGCGAACGACGGGGGTCTGCGTGATGCAGGTATTTTGGTTCGAGCGCTGGAATTTGATGAGGTCATAGACGTCCAGCCCGGAATCTTTCCCCCTCTTGCCGTCCTTTGAATCGGCGCGTACTACGATGCGGGTGGCATCGACGCTTTCCACAACCCCGGCGCGACGAGCCTGGATAACATACCCGGAATCTCGCGCCACCACCGCTTCCATCCCGGTCCCAACCAGAGGAGCCTCGGACGTCACGAGGGGAACCGCCTGACGCTGCATGTTTGAGCCCATGAGCGCACGGTTGGCATCGTCATGTTCCAGGAACGGCACGAGCGCGGTCGCGACGCTCACCACTTGCTTCGGTGACACGTCCATGTACTCAATCTTATCCGGAGTGGCCTGGACAAAGTCTCCGCCGTGGCGACAGGAAACGGTTTCCGATACCAGCCTGCCCGTCCCATCCAATTTCGAGTTAGCCTGAGCAATGATGTATTTGTCGCCCTCGATCGCCGAGAGAAACTCGATTTCATCAGTCACGCGTCCCTTGACGACTTTCCGATACGGTGCCTCAATGAATCCGAACTGGTTGATCCGCGCGTAGGTGGCCAGCGATGTGATTAATCCGATATTGGGGCCTTCCGGCGTCTCGATCGGGCAAATACGACTGTAGTGGGACGGGTGCACATCTCGAACTTCGAACCCGGCCCGCTCTCTCGTGAGTCCGCCTGGACCAAGAGCCGACAGACGCCGTTTGTGCGTGATTTCAGCCAGAGGGTTGGTTTGGTCCATGAATTGAGACAGCTGACTGCTGCTGAAAAACTCCTTGACGGCCGCGACAACCGGTTTGGCATTGATCAAGTCATGCGGCAGCACCGTTTCCATATCAAGAAGATTCATGCGCTCCTTGATGCTTCGCTCCATCCGCACCAAGCCCAGCCTAAATTGATTTTCAAGGAGTTCGCCGACGGATCGCACACGGCGATTACCCAAGTGATCGATGTCGTCGATTTCCCCTTTGCCGATCTTCAAATTGACCAGGTAGCGGATGACTTCCACGATGTCCTGAGCGGTCAGGGTGCGCTGATCGAGGGGCAAGTCCAAACCAAGCTTCTTATTCAACTTGAGCCGGCCGACCGGAGACAAATCGTAGCGCTTGGAATTCAGAAATAGGTTGTCGAACAGCGCTCTCGCCGTGTCGACTGACGGCGTCTCCCCCGGACGGAGGCGACGGTAGATTTCGACCATCGCTTCCTCCTTGGAGCCGATTTTCTCCATCTCCAAGGTGTCAAGAATCACGGGCGTCGCGGTCGCCATGTCCAGATAAATGACCTTGAATTCTTCCACATCGCTTTCGGCGATCTGCTCGACGATCTCCGCCGTCAATCGCTGATTTTTCTCCGCCAACTGGTTCTGCTTCGAGTCGACCAATTCCGTGAGCACCGCCCGGCCCACCAACTCAGCGGGCAGTAAGGGGATCTCCTTCACTCCCGAAGCCTTCAGCTTCGCGATCAGACCTTTCGTCAGCCTGGCCCCTTCTCGCACCAACGGCTCTTTCCCGCCCTTGTCCGTCACCTCGACGGAGCACCGAAGTCCGTGGTGGATTTCGGGATCCAGCTTGCGGAACATCTTCCCCTTCGACACGCGAATCTCTTCGACAGGGTAATACATCTTCAGCAGGTCGTCGCTCGAAAAACCGAAGGCTTTCAACAGAATGGTGGTCGGCATTTTCCGACGACGATCGATCCGCACATAGAGAATATCCTTGGCATCGAACTCGAAATCTAGCCATGAGCCCCGATAGGGAATAATGCGAGCCGAGTACAACACCTTACCGCTCGCATGGGTTCGGCCCTTGTCATGCGTAAACGACGCACCCGGCGAGCGATGAAGCTGACTGACGACGACTCGCTCGGTCCCGTTGACGAGAAAGGTCCCTCGCTCGGTCATGAGAGGCAATTCACCGACATAGACTTCCTGCTCACGCACATCGAGCACTTTCTTGCGAGGCCCCTTATCCTCCTTATCGAGCACCACCAGACGGACGCGCAGCTTCAACGGAACGGCGAAGGTCATACCCTGCTCCAGACATTCGCGTTCGTCATACTTCGGCGTCCCCAACGTATAGCTCGAAAATTCGAGCACGGCCGTGTTGTTATAATCCGGAATCGGAAACACGCTGGCCAGCGCTGCCTGCAATCCGTGATCCTTCCGTCTCTCCGATTCAACCTCGAACTGCAAAAACTCTTCGTAGGAACGCTTCTGAATCTCGATCAGATCTGGAATATCGATATTGGTTCGGATGCGAGAAAAATCTTTCCGCTCGACGAATTCTTGTAACGTCGTTTCGGACATTCCTACTCCTCCACGCTGGTTGGCGGTGAACAGAGGTCACTGGTCATCGGGGATCATGCAACCGTGCTTCAGACGATTGACCAGTGACCGATGACACTTTTACTTGATTTCGACCTTGGCACCGCTCTCTTCGAGCTTCTTCTTCGTCGTGTCGGCTTCTTCCTTGGCCACCCCGGTCTTGACGGGTTTCGGCGCACCCTCCACGAGATCCTTGGCTTCCTTCAGGCCGAGACTCGTCAGCTCCCGCACCACTTTGATGATCTGGATTTTCTTGTCGGCCGGCGCCGACGCGAGAATGACGTCGAATGACGTCTTCTCCTCAGCAGGAGCCGCTGCACCACCGCCCGCCGCCGGAGCCGCCGCCACCGCGACCGGCGCCGCCGCCGTGACGCCAAACCGCGCCTCAAGCCCCTTCACCAGTTCGGCCAGATCGAGCACGCTCATGCTTTCGATCGCCTTGATCAATTCTTCCTGCGATAATTTCCCTTCCGTAGCCGGCATGTCCCCTTCTCCTTTCCGTTTATCTTGAATGGCTGCAACAACTCGCACAAACTTCGACAAGACCGCGCTCAGTGTGTAGACCACGCCACGAATCGGCCCCTGCATGGCCGACAGTAGCAAGGCCACGAGCGCTTCTTTCTTCGGCAGCTTCGCAACGGCGGCCAGCTCAGCCGGCTGGAGAATTTTGCCTTCCAGCACACCGGCCGTCATCCGAATCTTCTCTTCGCGCTTCTCCGCGCCGATGAAATCCTTCAGCACCTTTGTCGGCAACACCGGATCGTCATAGCCGATGACCACCCCGGTCGGACCCTTGAGATGTGCCTTGAGTCCGGCCAATATCGTCCCCTCGGCGGCACGCGTCGCGAGCGTGTTCTTCACGATTCGATACTCCGCCTTGGCCCCGCGGAGCTGCTTGCGCAGCTCGGTGACCTGGTTGACCGGAAGACCGACGCATTCCGTCAAGATAGCCAGCCGCGCGCGACCGAATTTTTCGGTCAACTCCTCCACTGCCGTAACCTTCTCTTCCTTCTTCATTGCTTCCCCTCCGGTCGCTGGTCGCTAATCGTTATCCGTTCGACGCGAATCGCAATAAACGATTCGCGTCGAACGCGTTGCTCAGCCCCACTGCTTCGTTAGGGCAACGGTATCCAGTTTCACACCAGGACCCATCGTACTTGCAATCGTGGCACTCTTGAGATAACGCCCTTTGCATGAGCTGGGCTTCGCCTTGATGACGGATT
Protein-coding regions in this window:
- the rplL gene encoding 50S ribosomal protein L7/L12, whose protein sequence is MPATEGKLSQEELIKAIESMSVLDLAELVKGLEARFGVTAAAPVAVAAAPAAGGGAAAPAEEKTSFDVILASAPADKKIQIIKVVRELTSLGLKEAKDLVEGAPKPVKTGVAKEEADTTKKKLEESGAKVEIK
- the rpoC gene encoding DNA-directed RNA polymerase subunit beta', with protein sequence MEGVYTLFEKQRDSVSFDSMRIRIASPEKIRSWSYGEVKKPETINYRSFKPEKDGLFCAKIFGPTKDWECNCGKYKRMKHRGIVCDKCGVEVIQSKVRRERMGHIELAAPVAHIWFLKGVPSRIGTLLDMSLKQLEKILYFESYVCVDPGSTDLAEKELVPEDKLRTLVSEFGSSGFKVGIGAEAIRDLLRKVDINALWDELQVKAKASTSAAMKKKYAKRLKVLEAFRKSGNKPEWMIMDVIPVLPPELRPLVPLDGGRFATSDLNDLYRRVINRNNRLKRLMELKAPGVIIRNEMRMLQEAVDALFDNGRRGRAIRGPNKRPLKSLSDMLKGKQGRFRQNLLGKRVDYSGRTVIVVGPELRLHQCGLPKKMALELFKPFIFHKLEARGAATTIKSAKRLVEKERPEVWDVLDEVIREHPVLLNRAPTLHRLGIQAFDPVLVEGKAIRLHPLVCAAFNADFDGDQMAVHVPLSVEAQVEARVLMMSINNILSPANGKPIAVPSQDMVLGCYWLTKERIGAKGEGKVFGSPEEVRIAFDAREVEEHARVKVRLAGSLVQTTVGRVLLSEILPPGLPFGNANKLMTKKEMTKLIDAVYRQTGHRDTVEFLDKIKDIGFAYATRAGLSICIDNMHIPSKKEDFIGKAQREVNEIEKQYSEGLITNGERYNKVIDIWAHVTEQVANEMMKELGAGGDPAKAESFNPIFMMADSGARGSSQQIRQLGGMRGLMAKPSGEIIETPITANFREGLTVLQYFISTHGARKGLADTALKTANSGYLTRRLVDIAQDVIINEFDCGTRDGIIVSALVEGGEIIQPLEERVLGRLAAEDIRDPVTGEIIVSWSEEINEELTKSIVEAGVDRVKIRSVLTCQSPRGVCRACYGRDLARGRLVEKGEPVGVIAAQSIGEPGTQLTMRTFHIGGTASKVVEQTVLEAKHAGRIKFMSFDAKKNADIHNAGIAVRNKEGEWVVMNRNTKVAIVDDSGREREKYPVVYGAKIKIKDGDPVVVGQKLVEWDPYSLTILTEIGGRVAYGDIVEGVTMKDEFDEVTGLSRKVIIEHTGQTLRPRVSIKDESGKTAKVPGGSNAVARYLLPVGAHIFVEKGATVYPGDVLAKIPRETTKTKDITGGLPRVVELFEARKPKEQAVITEIDGEVSYGGFVKGQRKVLVDNKMGDVKEYFIPKGKHVNVHEGDWVRAGEPLMDGSANPHDILDVLGPNELQKYLVDEVQDVYRLQGVSINDKHIEIIVRQMLRKVRVEDPGDTQFLPGSQVSKSVFEKENERVLVNDGKPALGKPVLLGITKAALTTDSFISAASFQETTRVLTEAAINGREDNLLGLKENVIVGRLIPAGSGFEEYRDTFVISEKSETAAVGVTPAVPSDVAVPAVSGDAA
- the rpoB gene encoding DNA-directed RNA polymerase subunit beta, encoding MSETTLQEFVERKDFSRIRTNIDIPDLIEIQKRSYEEFLQFEVESERRKDHGLQAALASVFPIPDYNNTAVLEFSSYTLGTPKYDERECLEQGMTFAVPLKLRVRLVVLDKEDKGPRKKVLDVREQEVYVGELPLMTERGTFLVNGTERVVVSQLHRSPGASFTHDKGRTHASGKVLYSARIIPYRGSWLDFEFDAKDILYVRIDRRRKMPTTILLKAFGFSSDDLLKMYYPVEEIRVSKGKMFRKLDPEIHHGLRCSVEVTDKGGKEPLVREGARLTKGLIAKLKASGVKEIPLLPAELVGRAVLTELVDSKQNQLAEKNQRLTAEIVEQIAESDVEEFKVIYLDMATATPVILDTLEMEKIGSKEEAMVEIYRRLRPGETPSVDTARALFDNLFLNSKRYDLSPVGRLKLNKKLGLDLPLDQRTLTAQDIVEVIRYLVNLKIGKGEIDDIDHLGNRRVRSVGELLENQFRLGLVRMERSIKERMNLLDMETVLPHDLINAKPVVAAVKEFFSSSQLSQFMDQTNPLAEITHKRRLSALGPGGLTRERAGFEVRDVHPSHYSRICPIETPEGPNIGLITSLATYARINQFGFIEAPYRKVVKGRVTDEIEFLSAIEGDKYIIAQANSKLDGTGRLVSETVSCRHGGDFVQATPDKIEYMDVSPKQVVSVATALVPFLEHDDANRALMGSNMQRQAVPLVTSEAPLVGTGMEAVVARDSGYVIQARRAGVVESVDATRIVVRADSKDGKRGKDSGLDVYDLIKFQRSNQNTCITQTPVVRLGQPVKKGQVLGDGPAIDHGELALGKNVLVAFMPWGGYNFEDAILLSEKLVREDAFTSIHIEEFEVEARDTKLGKEDVTRDIPNVGEEALRNLDESGIIRIGAEVKPGDILVGKVTPKGETQLTPEEKLLRAIFGEKAGDVKDTSLTVPPGVEGIVVDVKIFSRKGLDKDERSRSIETDDQMKLQRDHHEELRIIDEEKTKKIRKLLLGKVVGRDLMDPEGGDVILKKKGKLTAEVLRRLPDDTVRHIILSDPDEQKELEDVERRAKEQIEILQTLYDEKVGRLKRGDELPPGVIKLVKVYIAMKRKIQVGDKMAGRHGNKGVVSRVLPEEDMPYLPDGTPVEIVLNPLGVPSRMNVGQILETHLGWAAKALGIQVASPVFDGAAEKEIKDLLKKAKLPVSGQSQLIDGKTGEPFGSPVTVGYMYVLKLHHLVDDKIHARSIGPYSLVTQQPLGGKAQFGGQRLGEMEVWALQAYGAASTLQEFLTVKSDDVPGRSRMYEAIVKGEPFLEPGLPESFNVLVKELQSLGLDVELVKTQD